One genomic segment of Alkalimarinus alittae includes these proteins:
- a CDS encoding OmpA family protein → MKKLLSGIALLAATVPSVNADELDSGFYIFPSIGYFLLDDNRNTDNAPTASFAAGYQFNNRFSTEASYGILKTESNTTGQDIDGTLYHVDAIYHLNDDDTVQPYVLAGIGNMDMDMPGSENDDETSYNAGAGFKRHITENLSLRAEARMFYGNDSNNKDALINFGLVYLFGGSSSSEAEDVDYDTDGDGVLDSKDQCPNTAAGTDVDSVGCAIVVAPRDGDKDGIEDSLDNCPNTPAGRTVDAKGCELDADGDGVVDGADQCPNTPAEAKVDSKGCALAITTTVTQTLNVNFPNNSSIVPSNAKSEIDELSVFMKSYPATKVTIEGHTDSSGDAKYNQYLSEKRAKSIAKILVEDYGIESSRVSAIGYGEEKPIADNSTAEGRKQNRRVHAVIEATTTK, encoded by the coding sequence ATGAAAAAACTTCTTTCTGGCATCGCCTTGTTAGCTGCCACAGTACCTTCAGTAAACGCAGACGAGCTTGATAGCGGCTTCTATATATTTCCGTCAATAGGTTACTTTCTACTTGATGATAACCGCAATACAGACAACGCCCCTACCGCATCGTTTGCAGCGGGTTATCAATTTAACAACCGATTTTCTACTGAAGCCTCTTACGGTATTCTAAAAACAGAGTCTAATACCACAGGCCAAGACATTGATGGCACCCTTTACCATGTTGATGCTATCTACCACTTGAACGATGACGACACCGTTCAGCCCTATGTCCTAGCAGGTATTGGTAACATGGACATGGATATGCCAGGCTCTGAGAATGATGATGAAACCAGCTATAACGCAGGCGCAGGTTTTAAACGTCATATAACTGAAAACCTATCGTTGCGTGCAGAAGCTCGCATGTTTTACGGTAATGATTCAAATAACAAAGACGCACTTATTAACTTCGGTTTAGTGTATCTATTTGGCGGCAGCTCATCGAGCGAAGCTGAAGACGTTGATTATGATACAGATGGCGATGGCGTATTAGACAGCAAAGACCAATGCCCTAACACGGCTGCAGGTACAGACGTTGATAGCGTAGGCTGTGCGATTGTTGTAGCACCAAGAGATGGTGATAAAGACGGCATAGAAGATAGCTTAGATAACTGCCCTAACACACCAGCAGGAAGAACTGTAGATGCCAAAGGCTGTGAACTAGACGCTGATGGTGATGGTGTTGTAGATGGTGCCGATCAGTGCCCTAACACACCAGCAGAAGCAAAAGTTGATAGCAAAGGGTGTGCATTAGCCATCACAACTACCGTTACCCAAACACTAAACGTAAACTTCCCTAATAATTCATCAATCGTGCCTAGTAACGCGAAGTCTGAGATTGATGAGCTTTCTGTATTTATGAAGTCATACCCTGCGACCAAAGTAACTATCGAAGGCCACACGGATAGTTCAGGTGACGCTAAATACAATCAGTACCTTTCTGAAAAGCGTGCTAAATCTATTGCTAAAATCTTAGTAGAAGACTACGGCATAGAAAGCTCAAGAGTTTCTGCAATCGGTTACGGTGAAGAAAAGCCAATAGCTGACAACAGCACTGCTGAAGGCCGCAAGCAGAACCGTAGAGTTCACGCTGTAATTGAAGCGACTACAACGAAGTAA
- the rrtA gene encoding rhombosortase, translating into MRILQVGLKQAATILLVLLLPAIFIEGLDHFNLFDARYHRGAIVGGEWWRLLTGHLDHIGWVHLLMNGLCLALLLALFRPLGRPVRTLFLWLLASLLISLMMWFLSPGISWYVGLSASLYALVVYALATDTSYPVIFRIVALGLTAFKVGVEQVNGDASFMSDFISGPVAVDSHLYGVIAGVVLILIMRFRVFR; encoded by the coding sequence ATGAGAATACTACAAGTCGGGCTCAAGCAGGCGGCTACCATATTGTTGGTGCTTTTGTTGCCGGCTATTTTTATTGAAGGCTTAGATCATTTTAATTTATTTGATGCTCGCTATCATCGCGGTGCGATAGTAGGGGGAGAGTGGTGGCGACTGCTAACGGGTCATCTCGATCATATAGGTTGGGTTCACCTGTTAATGAACGGCCTTTGCCTCGCGTTGCTATTGGCTTTATTTAGGCCTCTGGGTCGACCTGTTCGGACACTTTTTTTATGGTTACTCGCTTCGCTTTTGATTAGTTTGATGATGTGGTTTTTAAGTCCGGGTATCAGTTGGTATGTGGGGCTTTCGGCTAGTTTATATGCGCTCGTGGTTTATGCTCTGGCAACGGATACTAGTTATCCCGTTATTTTTCGTATTGTTGCGCTAGGTTTAACCGCGTTTAAAGTAGGTGTAGAGCAGGTGAACGGGGATGCTTCTTTTATGTCTGACTTTATTTCAGGGCCTGTGGCGGTTGATTCCCATCTTTATGGCGTGATTGCGGGTGTTGTTTTGATTTTAATAATGAGATTTAGAGTATTTAGATAG